A genomic stretch from Edaphobacter aggregans includes:
- a CDS encoding prolipoprotein diacylglyceryl transferase — protein MYPNLIHLGYFTLPTFGALAAIGLIAGLTLSLRTAAKVGLSPEKVWNAGLFTILAAFVLSRFLLVVTNLRDFLTYPILLLMVPSLTAAGLFLTAIATALYLRFRRLPILRTLDAWAPCATLIWAFLALGHFAEGSDPGLPSRLPWGIAIPPSALKLHPVALYAAIAAILITLGLLRYLTPHRHAGDTIASALVATGVAQYLLTFLRQPFPYPVPLGNLLDPIQWIALGMIATAGLISLQSRKLVTHAV, from the coding sequence GTGTACCCCAATCTCATCCACCTCGGCTACTTCACCCTGCCCACCTTCGGCGCACTGGCAGCCATTGGCCTCATCGCCGGACTCACCCTAAGCCTCCGCACCGCCGCTAAAGTAGGACTTAGCCCCGAAAAAGTCTGGAACGCCGGCCTCTTCACCATTCTGGCCGCCTTCGTCCTCTCCCGCTTTTTGCTCGTCGTCACAAACCTCCGCGACTTCCTCACCTACCCCATCCTTCTCCTAATGGTTCCGTCGCTCACCGCCGCCGGCCTCTTCCTCACTGCCATCGCGACCGCCCTCTACCTCCGCTTCCGCCGCCTCCCGATCCTCCGCACCCTGGATGCCTGGGCCCCCTGTGCCACCCTCATCTGGGCCTTCCTCGCTCTAGGACATTTCGCCGAGGGCAGCGACCCCGGCCTCCCCTCCCGTCTCCCCTGGGGCATTGCCATCCCGCCTTCCGCACTGAAACTCCACCCAGTAGCCCTCTACGCCGCCATCGCCGCGATCCTCATCACCCTCGGCCTCCTCCGTTACCTCACCCCGCACCGGCATGCTGGAGACACCATCGCCTCCGCCCTGGTCGCCACCGGAGTAGCGCAATACCTCCTCACCTTCCTCCGGCAGCCGTTCCCTTACCCCGTCCCACTCGGCAATCTCCTCGATCCCATCCAGTGGATCGCCCTCGGCATGATCGCAACCGCCGGTCTCATCTCGCTCCAATCCCGAAAGCTGGTCACCCATGCCGTCTAA